The sequence GCACGACGCGCTGGGCGAGCAGTCGGACGAGCACGAACTGGTCTGGCACGACTCCGAGCACCCGCTGTACATCCTCTACACCTCCGGCACCACCGGTAAGCCGAAGGGAATCCTGCACACCACGGGCGGCTACCTGGTGCAGACCGCCGTCACCCACCGGGACACTTTTGATCTTCATCCCGAGACGGACGTGTATTGGTGCACCGCCGACGTCGGCTGGGTCACCGGGCACTCCTACGTCACCTACGCGCCCCTCATCAACGGCGCAACCCAGGTGATCTACGAGGGCACCCCCGACTTCCCGCACAACGGCCGCTGGTGGGAGATCGTGGCCAAGTACGGCATCACCATCATGTACACCGCCCCCACCGCGATCCGCACCTGCATGAAGTGGGGCCGGCAGGTGCCGGACGCCTTCGACCTGTCCTCGATCCGCGTGCTCGGTTCCGTCGGCGAGGCCATCAACCCCGAGGCCTGGATGTGGTATCGGGAGGTCGTCGGCGGCAACGCGGGTGCCGGGACGAAGAACGACGACGGCTCCGTCACCCCGGGCTCCCGCAAGGAGCACCCGGCCCCGATCGTGGACACCTGGTGGCAGACCGAGACCGGCGCCCACATGATCTCGCCCCTACCCGGGGTCACGGCCACCAAGCCCGGCTCGGCCCAGACCCCCGTCCCGGGGATCACGGTGGACGTGGTGGACGAGACCGGCCGGTCCTTCGAGGGCGCCGGAGCCGGGTTCCTGGTGATCCGGGATCCGTGGCCGGCCATGCTGCGCGGCATCTGGGGCGACCCCGAGCGCTTCAAGGAGACCTACTGGTCCCGGTTCGAGGGGATGTACTTCGCCGGGGACGGCGCCCGCCGGGACGAGGACGGGGACGTCTGGGTCACCGGCCGCGTGGATGACGTCATGAACATCTCCGGCCACCGCCTCTCCACCTCCGAGATCGAGTCAGCCCTGGTGTCCCACCCGATCGTGGCGGAGTCCGCCGTGGTCGGCGCCACCGATGCCACGACCGGCCAGGCAGTGGTGGCGTTCGTGATCCTCACCGAGGAATCCCAGGCGGACGGAGCGGTCGATCCGGTCCAGACCGAGGCCGACCTGCGGGCCCACGTGGCCTCCGAGATCGGGGCCATCGCGAAACCCAAGCACATCCTGGTGGTGCCGGAGTTGCCCAAGACCCGCTCCGGCAAGATCATGCGTCGTCTACTCAAGGACGTGGCCGAGGGCCGCGATCCGGGCGATGCGTCCACCCTGTCCGATCCCACGATCATGCAGCAGATCGCGGAGTCGCTGCGGAAGTAAGAACAACAGCAGAGAACAGCTCCGGACACAGCAATGGTGCCGAGTCACAGTGATCATCACTGGTGGCTCGGCACCATTGCTGTGTCCAGCCGTCCCGACCTGCAGGCAGCCGCAGACCGGGACGTGACTGCCCGGCCTAGCTCCTTTCGACCGCACCCTCGTCACCGGAGAGATGGTCCGGGTTCTTCAGCAGGTGGAAGAGCGAAGCGGCCATGCCGCCCCACACCACCACGATCGCGATGATCAGGAACACGATGGCAATCGGGTCCATGTCAGACTCCCTTCTCGGGGCTCTCGGATTGGGTCGGGTTGTGCGGTAGCTCCGCGCTGCCCGCACTGTGGGGGTGGGACGGGGTGTCGGCATGACGGCCGCGGCCGCCTCGCACCGTCCGCTCTCCGGTAGTGGCCCCCACCAAGCCCTCGTCCCGGACAACGGACTCCGGGCCGAGGTTGTCATTCAGCTCGCTGTGCAGGGCCGATTTCTGCGACCAGGGCAGCAGAGACAACAGGATCGCCACCACGATCAGCGCGATCGACATGCCCCAGCCGAAGGTGCCCACGAACCAGGCGGGGAGGTCCCCGTAGCCCTCCGTGGCCTTGAGCACCACGTCGGAGATCCAGAT comes from Citricoccus muralis and encodes:
- the acs gene encoding acetate--CoA ligase, encoding MSTTASNESASPSASADGGGTMDTLSHEHRSFPPSAEFAAQAVAGADRYEEAAADRLGYWAHRAREVLDWDQDFTEVLDWSDAPFAKWFVGGTTNAAYNALDRHVEAGLGDRVAIHFEGEPGDSRSWTYAELAAEVRRAANAFESLGVTKGDRVAVYMPMITETVITMLACARIGAVHSVVFGGFSADALRSRIDDAEAKLVVTADGSWRRGKPSMLKPAVDAALAEPGHSVAHVLVVRRNEQDVEWTADRDLWWHDALGEQSDEHELVWHDSEHPLYILYTSGTTGKPKGILHTTGGYLVQTAVTHRDTFDLHPETDVYWCTADVGWVTGHSYVTYAPLINGATQVIYEGTPDFPHNGRWWEIVAKYGITIMYTAPTAIRTCMKWGRQVPDAFDLSSIRVLGSVGEAINPEAWMWYREVVGGNAGAGTKNDDGSVTPGSRKEHPAPIVDTWWQTETGAHMISPLPGVTATKPGSAQTPVPGITVDVVDETGRSFEGAGAGFLVIRDPWPAMLRGIWGDPERFKETYWSRFEGMYFAGDGARRDEDGDVWVTGRVDDVMNISGHRLSTSEIESALVSHPIVAESAVVGATDATTGQAVVAFVILTEESQADGAVDPVQTEADLRAHVASEIGAIAKPKHILVVPELPKTRSGKIMRRLLKDVAEGRDPGDASTLSDPTIMQQIAESLRK
- a CDS encoding methionine/alanine import family NSS transporter small subunit, encoding MDPIAIVFLIIAIVVVWGGMAASLFHLLKNPDHLSGDEGAVERS